actgtgtGCAAAGTactattattttcccatttttcaaatgaagaagtCTCAGAGAGGTAttttgtccaagatcacatagctaTTAACTGGAGAACCCAAGATTCAAATCAAGTCTACTTCCAGAGCTAAGGATTCATCCATGATCCAGTTCTGCTTTCTTCAGGTGGAAGAGAGATTTCATTTGTCCGATGTTCAAAGTTGGTTTAGGAACCTCAAAGACCCTTGGAACTCTTACTTGTAAAGGCTCCTCTCCACTTCATAGCAAGCATATGTACCCACATTCCACGTTAAAGAAACGGTGTGTACAACTACACACAAGCTGACTTGCAGGTAATTAACTGGTATAATGTTACGTATTATAGTCATACCATTAAATactaattaattaactaattaaatacTAGTTAAtttcaacttttccttttatttccgtAGTTTGGAgccattgcctttttttgtttaAGTATTTTCTCAGGCCTTTGAAAAGCTCAGAGATTGTAGGCACTCTCCCTATATTCCCAGGTACAAAAGATGGCCCCATTCTGTTGCCCTAAAGGGAAGGAACAAACAAGTAAAACCTGAAGTGAAGGCCACTTCTGGTTATGGTACAGACACCTCAAAAAACGTGCACTGCCTTGTGAGGAAGCTATTTCTCTATCTGGGAAGGTGTGTGGTCACACAGCAAATGTCCACTGGGGCGTGACATTGTAAAGAGCACTGAAACCCATGATGGGTAAGTGGGACTCCCACCATTCCCTTCAAGGTCTACAGTCGtggaattctttaaaatataacaatgACATATGATAAACACTTGGTATGATTTGATTAGCTCACTATGTGGGTGATCATCTGTTTTCACCATATTTAACTTCCTTACTAATTGCATGAGAGATCTTGGTACCCAGTGACTAAAGAACCAACAAAAAGATTCAACCTCTAGAGAACtgacattaatatttaaaataactaatatttGAGTGCTTTGTCTGGGCAGGGCATTATGCATTATGCTTAGTGCTTTACATATGTCATCACATCAATCTTTACAATAGTCTTATGACATAGGCACTGGAAATTAGCCTCATTATAGAGGTAAGGAAATTGAGCCTCACAGAGTTTGAGCAACAAAACTGAGTTTATAAAACTAACACAAAAAGCTGACATTAGAACCCATTCTGCCTATCACTGaagcactgtgctgtgctcacttgtttcagtcatgtccaattctttgcaaccgtatggaccatagcctgccaggctcctatgtccttgggattctccaggcaagaatactgaagcgggttgccatgtccttttccaggggatcttcctgactcaggggttgaacattcatctcttgtgtctcctgcatttcagtcaggttctttacccacagaGTCACCTTGGGAAGCCCATCACTGAACAAATACTTAACTGCAACCTCATTCTGCCTCTAGATCTTACTGAAAATGACAATAACTAACATGTACTGGGTATGTACCATGATCAGACTCTGGGCTAAGCACTTTAGACACACTTCCTTATTTAAATCTGAGAGATTTAATAGATTAGGATTGGAATTTACCTATTATTAAattttagggctttcctggttgctcagtggtaaagaatccacctgccaattcagaatacgtgagttcaattcctgggtctggaagatcccctggagaaggaaatggcagcccactctagtattcttgcttgggaaatctcatggataggagcttgatgggctacagtccatgtggtcacaaaagaggcaaacatgacttagcaactaaacaacaaccacctcaTTTTACTGAATCAAAGACTATGCTTTGGAGAGTTTAGAGAGACCAGAACTCCTCCCTGATCAATGTGACTTGAGGTCTGCTCTGTCAACCTTATTTTCTTTCTAGAGCACTGTGGAAAATACTTGTTGAAATACTTGAAGGTTTTAGCTGCTCCTTCTGAGGTCAGAATCTGAGGAAGATGATGGACTTTATTCCAGTTAGAAGGAACTCTTGAAATAGCCTAATCCAAATTATCCCAAACATGGACTGGGGCCAATACATGACAAAACATCATCAGTACAGGAGTAAATCagaaaataacaaggaaacaTGAGTTTTTCATTAAACTTATATAAGagtatcctcttttttttttttttaaacacggGGATGTCAATAGtagaaatctttttttcccttgtttggCAAAATAAGAAGCTCATCAAAAATCTTTTTCAAGAGTCAGGAATTATTGGGTGGTGAAATCCAAGTCTCTGAACTCATTCCTCAGACAGAAGAGGAAGCTGCTAtcaggagaagtgaaaggctttGGCTCAGGTAGAGGGCTACTCATGACTAATTCAGAATCCTAGCCTGGGGCTCTTTTTTCCCAGCATAAATTTACCTCAAACCCTTCCTTACCACTGTCACTATCTTGGGTGCACAGAAATATTCGTGCCTCCACTCAAactattttctcatattttccccATATTCTAAATCTTCTGAACTCTGAAACCAACTAAAGGTTTCCTCCTATACACCATGTGTAATTACCTGAGACTGGTCCCTTTGTGGTGAGCATCCTTGGAAAGGCTGTAGTGATGTCCCTCCATGGAGTCCAAGCTGGGGTGACCTTGGCTAAAGTCAGAAACCAACGTAAAGATGAGGCTTCTCTGACAGCAGAAAAGTGGCaacagaaaaaaaactgtaaacacAACAATAGAAGAGAAACACATGCTAAACTTCCAAACCTACCTGAACACCTTCGTTGAGAGTATATGACACTCAGAATGTCTGACAGAGGTGTGTTACATCATTATTATCACAGTCTAATTGTTAACAATAAAACTTACAGCCATAGTAAATGCATTTGACAAAACATCTCATAAAATACTCCCAGTGGCCTCTAGGGTaggtaatattatattttatagaagAAGAGGTCACAGAGTTTAAATAACTTGATCAAGATTACATAGCTGGTAAGAAGCAGTGTCAAATTTGAACTTAGCTCCATCAACCACTAAGTACACACTCTATAAGCATTAAAACATGAAAGCATACGTGCCCCCTCTTCCCCACACATGCAgatccagtggttctcaatcttgGCTGCACATGGGGAAGAATCATTGGGTGTAGACTTTGTAAAACTCCCATGCTCAGGCTCCATCCACCTCCAGAAATGCTGATTTCCCTGGTTCAGGGCTGGAGCCCAAGCATCTGTGGGAGTCAAaaggctccccaggtgattccaatgaCCAGTCAGGTACTCAGACCACTGATCTAGCACTTTCCTTCATTCTATGGCCATGAGGTTCAAAATAGATGGAGGGAATTAAACACGGTTGGACCTGTTAAGCTTTAGGTCTTAGGGTCCCAACTGGAGGGCTGTAATTGGGAAGACCAAAGGTGAGATCAGTCAGTGTATTTAATATGATCCACAGGCAAATCTCATTCAGAAAGAAGGTATGCAAAAGTCTACTCACCTGGTTTGATGATCAACTCCAGGTTTGATTTTCGATCATTCATTAGACCTGGGAATTGGATCCGGCAGCAATAGGTCCCACTGTCAGCTAAAGTCACATTCTTTATGGTTAAGGTCACGTCTCCTTTGTGCAAATCCCTCTTTAGTAGGTATCTGCTGGATGTCTGATAGGTCACGTTCCTTCCATCAGTCCTGAGCACCAAACTGTAACATTCAAACACAGGGCAGGGTCCCTTGCCCCAGCACACAGGCACGAGATTCTCAGTGGTAGCTGGAGAGTAGGTGCAGGGCAGATCAGCATTCTGACCCACCTGAGACACATATGCCCCTTTCAAAGAACCTGcataaagagggaaagagagcagTGAGAGAGGTTGTTCCACTTCAAGAAAACTGCAAGCAGTGCTTTGCAGAATAAAGAGGAAACCACTGCTGCTGTCCTGCTTGGAGAACAGTTCACTATAGCAATGATTCTCAGACTCAAGGGGCACCAGAATCACCAGAAAGCCTTGTTCAAACAGAGAGAGCTGAGCTCAACTGCTAGAGTTCCCCATTCAATAGTTCTTGGGTGGGGCCCAAGAAttatatttctaacaagttcccaggacACGCTCAGAATATGGCTCATCTTAGAACCTCACTTTGAGAACCAGTGCCCAAGGAGAGAATCATGGCCTGGTCCTGTAAACATTGAAGGGCACTGCTGATGGAAACAGATAATCAGCAGTGAGTCACTGCCAGCCAGGAAAAGAGCTCACCCATTTAGGCTAGTCGTCTATTCACAAACTCAGGGCAGTTATCCTGACACAaaactctctctcctttttttttaatgaaggaccAGTCACATAATGAATAAAAACCCTTGGTTGAATAAGAAGTTAATGTATGGCTGTTCTGAGGTTTAAAATTTA
The nucleotide sequence above comes from Bos indicus isolate NIAB-ARS_2022 breed Sahiwal x Tharparkar chromosome 7, NIAB-ARS_B.indTharparkar_mat_pri_1.0, whole genome shotgun sequence. Encoded proteins:
- the LOC109562245 gene encoding hepatitis A virus cellular receptor 2 isoform X5, giving the protein MEKLIDADESMFSHLLFDCVLLMLLLLTSSLKGAYVSQVGQNADLPCTYSPATTENLVPVCWGKGPCPVFECYSLVLRTDGRNVTYQTSSRYLLKRDLHKGDVTLTIKNVTLADSGTYCCRIQFPGLMNDRKSNLELIIKPAKVTPAWTPWRDITTAFPRMLTTKGPVSETRTLKTLHDKNQTEISTLATELQDMGATTRTGLYIGAGVFAGLALILISGGLILKWLANTAAEGMHPVENIYIIEENIYEVEDPYECYCSVNSGHQS
- the LOC109562245 gene encoding hepatitis A virus cellular receptor 2 isoform X6 gives rise to the protein MEKLIDADESMFSHLLFDCVLLMLLLLTSSLKGAYVSQVGQNADLPCTYSPATTENLVPVCWGKGPCPVFECYSLVLRTDGRNVTYQTSSRYLLKRDLHKGDVTLTIKNVTLADSGTYCCRIQFPGLMNDRKSNLELIIKPAKVTPAWTPWRDITTAFPRMLTTKGPVSETRTLKTLHDKNQTEISTLATELQDMGATTRTGLYIGAGVFAGLALILISGGLILKWYSDRKEKIQNSRVGKYSSRGDAPSGKHLYH
- the LOC109562245 gene encoding hepatitis A virus cellular receptor 2 isoform X4, with protein sequence MEKLIDADESMFSHLLFDCVLLMLLLLTSSLKGAYVSQVGQNADLPCTYSPATTENLVPVCWGKGPCPVFECYSLVLRTDGRNVTYQTSSRYLLKRDLHKGDVTLTIKNVTLADSGTYCCRIQFPGLMNDRKSNLELIIKPAKVTPAWTPWRDITTAFPRMLTTKGPVSETRTLKTLHDKNQTEISTLATELQDMGATTRTGLYIGAGVFAGLALILISGGLILKFSGTYHHLYQGFTQSRMLTLVLHLADSFSSFRTDLKDHLSGMYLFIPYS